A genomic stretch from Coffea arabica cultivar ET-39 chromosome 10c, Coffea Arabica ET-39 HiFi, whole genome shotgun sequence includes:
- the LOC140015567 gene encoding wall-associated receptor kinase 2-like, with protein sequence MGFNRFILPMLLHLVIALMLSSASTLTPPTFPIAMPGCKDHCGNVSIPFPFGITEDCYLNKYFFINCTNSSTSVPQTVLQNAVDVTEISLEGQVHLMQDIASDCYDKNGSLLDNISPWTRLSKRFTFSSTANKFIVVGCDALALVKGFGQNRSYATGCIPSCDYKEDVIDGSCSGIGCCQTDIPPGAWNINVSLTSLNNHTKVWDFNPCSYAFVVEEKAFNFSASNLTNLSNDLSLPVVVDWTIEEGSCEVAQRNTTSYACSGKNSHCYEPFKGLGYRCSCDQGYEGNPYLPDGCQDINECQDPTLHNCTKNSVCHNTLGNYTCPCLKGYHGDGRGGDGCSPDQINWSMIVSGVGIGTAILLFCCFYLCLELRKRRENRLKEEFFRKNGGLMLQQRLAQEGRNTNVARIFTLEELRKATNNFEETRIIGRGGYGTVFKGILVDHNSCTVAIKRSREVNENQVDQFINEVIMLSQVNSRNVVKLLGCCLETEVPLLVYEFIDNGTLSEHLSSTTKSQHLSWNIRLRIASEIAGVLSYLHSVASPPIIHRDIKSANILLDQNYTAKVTDFGISKLAPLDENQVSTMVQGTFGYLDPEYMLTGLLTEKSDVYSFGVVLIELLTSEKALSLDRVEEEKFLANYFISSLKSGHLVQVLDRNIMFDVSIELLKEVAMIAKSCLSIKGDDRPSMKNIARELEVLEIRAKQSPIQVSKIDFTDTEASLLGMQSTKAYIDSGDSSCIHTESHSIMEHMMVPIAGGR encoded by the exons ATGGGCTTCAATCGGTTCATTTTACCGATGCTCTTGCATTTGGTAATTGCCTTAATGCTTTCTTCCGCTTCAACTTTGACACCCCCAACATTTCCTATAGCGATGCCCGGCTGCAAAGATCATTGTGGAAATGTAAGCATTCCATTTCCATTCGGTATTACGGAAGATTGTTACcttaacaaatatttttttatcaaCTGCACCAACTCTTCAACCTCTGTCCCTCAAACAGTTCTGCAGAACGCAGTCGATGTCACAGAAATATCTCTGGAAGGTCAGGTACACCTTATGCAGGATATAGCATCTGATTGCTATGATAAAAACGGAAGTTTATTGGACAACATTTCACCATGGACGAGATTATCTAAACGCTTTACCTTCAGTAGTACAGCTAATAAATTCATTGTCGTTGGCTGTGATGCCTTGGCCTTAGTTAAAGGCTTTGGTCAAAACCGGAGCTACGCAACTGGATGTATCCCTTCCTGTGATTATAAGGAAGATGTAATTGATGGCTCTTGTTCTGGCATCGGTTGCTGCCAGACTGATATCCCACCAGGGGCATGGAATATTAATGTGAGCTTGACCAGTCTTAATAACCACACCAAGGTGTGGGATTTCAATCCTTGCAGCTACGCTTTTGTGGTCGAAGAGAAGGCTTTCAATTTTTCTGCAAGTAACCTCACCAACttaagcaatgatttaagtctTCCCGTCGTGGTGGATTGGACCATTGAGGAGGGGTCATGTGAAGTTGCCCAAAGAAACACGACCTCTTATGCATGCTCTGGTAAAAACAGTCACTGTTACGAACCTTTTAAGGGGTTGGGATACCGTTGTTCTTGCGATCAAGGATACGAAGGCAACCCATATCTCCCTGATGGTTGCCAAG ATATTAATGAATGCCAAGATCCAACTCTACACAATTGTACGAAGAATAGTGTTTGTCACAACACATTGGGCAACTACACATGTCCTTGTCTCAAAGGGTATCATGGTGATGGGAGAGGTGGAGATGGCTGCAGTCCTGACCAAATAAATTGGTCTATGATTGTTTCAG GTGTTGGCATAGGCACAGCAATTCTACTTTTCTGCTGCTTTTATTTGTGTTTGGAATTgaggaaaagaagggaaaacagATTGAAGGAGGAGTTTTTCCGgaaaaatggtggattaatgCTACAGCAACGACtggctcaagaaggaagaaacacaAATGTTGCTAGAATTTTCACTCTTGAAGAACTACGAAAGGCAACCAATAATTTCGAGGAAACTCGAATTATTGGTCGTGGAGGATACGGCACAGTTTTCAAAGGAATCTTAGTAGACCATAATTCTTGTACTGTTGCCATTAAGAGGTCCAGAGAAGTTAACGAAAATCAAGTTGATCAATTTATTAATGAGGTGATTATGCTTTCCCAAGTTAATAGTAGAAATGTCGTTAAACTTCTAGGATGTTGCTTAGAGACGGAAGTGCCATTACTTGTTTATGAGTTCATCGACAATGGTACTCTCTCCGAGCATTTAAGCAGCACAACAAAATCACAGCATCTTTCTTGGAATATCCGATTAAGAATAGCATCAGAAATTGCTGGAGTTCTCTCATATTTGCACTCAGTAGCTTCACCACCGATTATCCATAGAGATATCAAATCGGCAAACATACTTCTAGATCAAAACTACACTGCAAAAGTCACAGACTTTGGAATATCAAAATTGGCTCCTTTAGATGAAAATCAAGTATCTACAATGGTGCAAGGAACATTTGGCTACTTGGACCCCGAGTACATGCTAACAGGATTGTTGACAGAGAAAAGTGATGTTTACAGCTTTGGGGTAGTTCTTATAGAGCTACTGACAAGTGAGAAGGCATTATCATTGGATAGAGTGGAGGAAGAGAAGTTTCTTGCGAATTACTTCATTTCTTCACTGAAAAGTGGTCACTTGGTCCAGGTTCTTGATCGCAACATTATGTTCGATGTAAGTATTGAGCTTTTGAAAGAAGTTGCAATGATTGCGAAATCTTGCTTGAGTATAAAAGGTGATGATAGACCATCTATGAAGAATATAGCAAGAGAACTTGAGGTATTGGAAATAAGAGCAAAGCAATCTCCAATTCAAGTTTCTAAGATTGATTTCACCGACACTGAGGCCTCCTTGCTTGGTATGCAATCAACAAAAGCATATATCGACAGTGGTGATTCTAGCTGCATACATACTGAGAGTCATAGCATAATGGAGCATATGATGGTACCAATTGCTGGTGGGAGATGA